A window from Leptothermofonsia sichuanensis E412 encodes these proteins:
- a CDS encoding Gfo/Idh/MocA family oxidoreductase, giving the protein MGFSSAYLQRNHSDPIRVGVIGVGNMGQHHTRILSMLKDVELVGVADVNVERGIDTASKYRVRFFEDYRDLLQHVEAVCIAVPTKLHHSVGMNCLQAGVHVLIEKPIAASIAEAESLVNAAAESQCILQVGHIERFNPAFQELSKVLKTEELLALEAHRMSPYSDRANDVSVVLDLMIHDIDLLLELASSPVVRLTASGSRASDSGYLDYVTATLGFANGIVATLTSSKVTHRKIRRIAAHCKNSLTEADFLNHEILIHRQTTANYMTDYGQVLYRQDGLIEKVYTSNIEPLHAELEHFVGCVRGGQQPSVGGEQALKALRLASVIEQMALDGQVWQPKEVKTNGHSPVAVG; this is encoded by the coding sequence TTGGGGTTTTCGAGCGCTTACTTGCAGCGCAACCATTCTGACCCCATTCGAGTTGGTGTGATCGGGGTCGGCAATATGGGGCAACACCATACCCGCATCCTTAGCATGTTAAAGGATGTTGAACTGGTCGGTGTTGCTGATGTAAACGTAGAGCGCGGGATTGATACTGCCAGTAAGTATCGGGTTCGTTTTTTTGAAGACTATCGAGATTTGCTTCAACACGTTGAGGCGGTTTGCATTGCAGTCCCCACAAAACTGCATCATTCCGTTGGCATGAACTGCCTCCAGGCAGGGGTCCATGTCTTGATTGAGAAACCGATCGCTGCCAGCATTGCTGAAGCGGAATCCCTGGTCAATGCCGCTGCTGAATCTCAATGTATTTTGCAGGTTGGGCATATCGAACGGTTTAATCCTGCATTTCAGGAACTCAGTAAAGTTCTTAAAACAGAGGAACTCCTGGCATTGGAGGCTCACCGCATGAGTCCCTATTCTGACCGGGCGAATGATGTTTCAGTGGTGCTGGATTTGATGATCCATGATATTGACCTGCTGCTGGAACTGGCATCTTCCCCTGTGGTCAGGTTGACTGCCAGTGGCAGTCGGGCTTCCGATTCTGGATATCTGGATTACGTTACGGCAACCCTGGGGTTTGCGAACGGGATTGTCGCGACGCTGACCTCTAGCAAAGTGACCCATCGCAAGATCCGTCGCATTGCAGCCCATTGCAAAAACTCTCTGACAGAAGCGGACTTTTTGAACCATGAGATCCTGATTCATCGCCAGACCACGGCAAATTATATGACGGACTACGGTCAGGTCCTTTATCGGCAGGATGGCTTGATTGAGAAGGTCTACACCAGCAATATTGAGCCTCTCCATGCTGAACTGGAGCATTTTGTCGGCTGTGTGCGGGGTGGACAGCAGCCATCCGTAGGGGGTGAACAGGCACTCAAGGCTCTCAGGCTGGCAAGCGTGATTGAGCAAATGGCTCTGGATGGGCAGGTCTGGCAGCCAAAGGAGGTGAAGACCAATGGGCACTCTCCTGTTGCTGTTGGATGA
- a CDS encoding DUF1822 family protein → MSESIMYSFDLLDEIERVSDAAIALSPDQMRQAAELSRRLPDAEQWQTYLNALALISFEEWLRGRAREVVLNRADCSLLHPSYAGTIPAVCNLNANQFRLCLIATGNLTDTVSVPRAAIELPEFVAHFYVAVEIREEQQQGIVQGFLRHDQLLACQQSHPLSPDADQTYSLPYDWFEQDPDRLLLHLRCLEPDAIPLPEITRDRATTLSNLFQFLTQRAVNTGLWLREQWDEVAQEVAWVLLPPTATSMMRSPVQSSFQRSPGEEFAAIVQQLERSGLRLPAQARGAYRDWIMANIPLRLYAIVGEVPPTDQRPEWSLLLVLGAQPRTSLPQGISLQVSDPTGILVERTLDSQTTADYLFVQVSGTWDEKFLASITLPDGERLTLPPFGFQPVRGGE, encoded by the coding sequence ATGAGTGAATCCATCATGTATTCCTTTGATCTCCTTGATGAAATAGAGCGCGTCTCAGACGCCGCGATCGCTCTCAGCCCGGATCAGATGCGGCAGGCTGCCGAACTGAGCCGGAGACTGCCGGATGCGGAACAATGGCAAACGTACCTGAATGCACTGGCACTGATCAGTTTTGAAGAATGGCTACGCGGGCGGGCAAGGGAAGTTGTCCTCAATCGGGCAGACTGTTCCCTGCTGCATCCTTCCTATGCCGGGACAATTCCGGCAGTATGCAACCTGAATGCCAATCAGTTTCGGCTCTGTCTGATAGCCACCGGAAATCTGACGGACACGGTTTCAGTACCTAGAGCCGCGATCGAACTGCCAGAGTTTGTGGCTCACTTCTATGTGGCAGTAGAAATTCGTGAAGAACAGCAGCAGGGAATAGTCCAGGGTTTTCTTCGCCATGACCAGTTGCTTGCCTGTCAGCAGTCCCATCCGCTCTCCCCTGACGCTGATCAGACTTACTCACTACCCTATGACTGGTTTGAACAGGACCCTGATCGGCTGCTGCTACATTTGCGATGCCTGGAACCCGATGCCATTCCTCTGCCTGAAATCACCCGCGATCGCGCCACTACCCTATCGAATCTATTCCAATTTCTGACCCAGCGGGCGGTCAACACAGGACTCTGGCTGCGTGAACAGTGGGATGAGGTTGCCCAGGAAGTGGCCTGGGTGCTGCTTCCGCCTACCGCCACTTCCATGATGCGATCGCCAGTTCAAAGTTCATTCCAGCGATCGCCAGGAGAGGAATTTGCAGCGATCGTGCAGCAGTTAGAACGCAGTGGACTGCGGTTACCTGCTCAGGCACGAGGAGCTTACCGGGACTGGATTATGGCAAACATCCCCCTGCGGCTCTATGCCATTGTGGGAGAAGTCCCCCCAACAGATCAGCGACCAGAATGGTCATTACTGCTTGTGCTGGGAGCACAGCCCAGAACCAGTCTGCCCCAGGGCATCAGCCTCCAGGTCAGCGACCCGACGGGCATCCTGGTTGAGCGCACCCTGGACTCCCAAACCACGGCTGACTATCTGTTTGTCCAGGTTTCCGGTACCTGGGACGAAAAATTTCTCGCCAGCATCACCCTTCCCGATGGGGAACGATTGACCTTGCCACCGTTTGGGTTTCAACCAGTGAGGGGTGGGGAGTAG
- a CDS encoding tetratricopeptide repeat protein: protein MNLPLVPGRQPHTGHTRSMNPPVSARSCPLQNPGKTQAKLLSVCDQDSSLLKTQEQEKLLHQQALTKAQQGNYGEAIALITQLIHRNPSSASHYNNRGLLHFQNGQLEAALADYDQALKLNPRLAKVYNNRANCYAALGYLVEAIADYDVAIDLDPTNIRAWINQGITFRDLEMYSQAVENFDLALRFTEILHNPSQTSSSTLEGHIYAERGRTYHLSGDWNCAVADYRRALTVLPQTRLLPQGISFRLRTQVQNWLNNLLEPLG, encoded by the coding sequence ATGAACCTACCCCTAGTTCCAGGTCGCCAACCCCATACCGGACATACTCGCTCAATGAACCCACCCGTTTCTGCCCGATCCTGCCCATTGCAAAACCCCGGCAAAACACAGGCGAAGCTGCTCTCGGTTTGTGACCAGGACTCATCCTTACTGAAGACCCAGGAACAGGAGAAGCTCTTGCACCAGCAAGCCCTGACAAAAGCCCAGCAGGGAAACTATGGGGAAGCGATCGCCCTGATCACCCAACTGATTCACCGTAATCCCTCCAGTGCCAGTCACTACAATAACCGGGGCTTGCTCCATTTCCAGAATGGTCAGCTTGAGGCGGCACTGGCAGACTACGACCAGGCATTAAAACTGAATCCACGACTGGCAAAAGTCTACAATAACCGGGCTAACTGCTACGCTGCTCTGGGCTACCTGGTAGAAGCGATCGCGGATTACGATGTTGCCATTGACCTGGATCCCACGAATATCCGCGCCTGGATCAACCAGGGCATTACCTTCCGCGATCTGGAAATGTACAGCCAGGCAGTCGAAAACTTTGACCTTGCCCTGCGGTTCACCGAAATCTTACACAACCCCAGCCAGACCAGCAGTTCTACCCTGGAAGGGCACATTTACGCAGAACGAGGGCGCACTTACCATTTGTCAGGGGACTGGAACTGCGCCGTGGCTGACTACCGGCGTGCTCTCACCGTCCTGCCCCAAACCAGATTGCTGCCCCAGGGAATCTCTTTCCGCCTGCGAACACAGGTGCAGAACTGGCTCAACAACCTGCTCGAACCCCTTGGCTAA
- a CDS encoding ArnT family glycosyltransferase: MMSDNGRFRFFIPLGTSPPKEWVERLWAGGLLLAALPLFMVNLGGVSLRDWDEGTVAQVAREIYRAEPGSMTWLHPTIFGVPYLNKPPLLHWLIALTYHIGGVNEWTARLPGAILTAVSVPLLYGIGRELFPRRLPAIFAALVYLTLLPVVRHGRLAMLDGASLCFFLLLIYCVLRTRRNLRWGLGAGIAFGLLCLTKGILALLLGAIAVVFILLDTPRLLTSGYVWGGVLLGSFPVFAWYGAQWQHYGDSFISISLGSQSFHRIWIPVEQNTGPPWYYLLEILKYSLPWLLFLPWGGRLVWENRRLSWATLVMLWVAIFLGAISLMKTKLPWYGLPIYPALALAVGAFLGETWNPSDVTGMRQTGRRYPTLWVGLLGLLAIAGWTGSFYYSFGGGEPKPYLPLILTLAALTFTAAAILVRRQDSQFIPVLIWGSYLSLLSLMLSPAWVWELNEQFPVKPVAEMIQQVVPPGQVVMTTFPHTRPSLDFYSDRRVIPTSEEAIKEQWKSAPQAYLLTDAANLAQLGLPATSQAHAEGWTLVAKPAAIE; encoded by the coding sequence ATGATGAGCGATAATGGACGGTTCAGATTCTTCATTCCCCTGGGTACTTCCCCACCCAAAGAATGGGTAGAACGGCTCTGGGCCGGGGGGCTGCTGCTGGCAGCTCTGCCGCTATTTATGGTCAATCTGGGGGGAGTATCGTTACGAGACTGGGACGAGGGAACCGTCGCCCAGGTTGCCCGCGAAATTTATCGAGCTGAGCCTGGTTCAATGACCTGGCTGCACCCAACGATTTTTGGTGTGCCCTATCTCAATAAACCCCCCCTGCTTCACTGGTTGATTGCCCTGACCTATCACATCGGGGGTGTCAATGAATGGACAGCCCGCCTGCCAGGGGCAATTCTAACGGCTGTTTCAGTTCCTTTACTCTACGGAATTGGGCGTGAGCTGTTTCCTCGCCGTCTTCCAGCAATATTTGCCGCCCTGGTTTACCTGACCCTATTGCCGGTGGTCCGTCATGGACGGCTGGCAATGCTGGATGGAGCAAGCCTTTGCTTTTTTTTGTTACTGATATATTGTGTATTGCGAACCCGGCGTAACCTGCGCTGGGGGTTGGGCGCAGGCATTGCCTTTGGGCTGCTTTGTCTGACAAAGGGAATTCTGGCGCTGTTGCTGGGGGCGATCGCCGTCGTCTTCATTCTGCTGGACACTCCACGTTTACTGACCTCGGGCTACGTCTGGGGAGGGGTGTTATTGGGTAGTTTTCCTGTGTTTGCCTGGTATGGAGCACAGTGGCAGCATTACGGCGACTCGTTTATCAGCATCAGCCTGGGGAGCCAGTCGTTCCATCGAATCTGGATTCCAGTCGAACAAAATACAGGTCCCCCCTGGTATTACCTGCTGGAAATCTTGAAGTACAGCCTGCCCTGGCTTTTGTTTTTGCCCTGGGGGGGCCGGTTAGTTTGGGAAAACCGCCGTCTCAGTTGGGCAACGTTAGTCATGCTGTGGGTTGCTATTTTCCTGGGAGCGATTTCGCTGATGAAAACGAAACTGCCCTGGTATGGGTTGCCCATCTATCCGGCCCTGGCTCTGGCAGTGGGGGCATTTTTGGGAGAAACCTGGAATCCCTCAGACGTAACTGGGATGCGGCAGACAGGTCGCCGTTACCCAACACTCTGGGTGGGGTTACTGGGATTGCTGGCGATCGCGGGCTGGACAGGCAGTTTTTACTACAGTTTCGGGGGGGGGGAACCCAAACCGTATTTACCACTGATCCTGACCCTGGCAGCTCTCACCTTCACGGCTGCTGCGATTTTGGTCAGGCGGCAAGACTCCCAATTTATCCCGGTATTAATCTGGGGTTCCTACCTTTCCCTGCTGTCGTTGATGCTTTCACCTGCCTGGGTCTGGGAATTGAATGAGCAGTTTCCAGTCAAGCCAGTTGCTGAGATGATTCAGCAGGTGGTCCCGCCCGGTCAGGTGGTAATGACAACCTTCCCGCATACTCGTCCATCCCTGGATTTTTACAGCGATCGCCGGGTAATTCCCACCTCTGAGGAAGCGATTAAGGAGCAATGGAAAAGTGCTCCCCAGGCATATCTACTGACGGATGCAGCAAACCTGGCACAGCTAGGGCTGCCCGCCACCAGCCAGGCTCACGCAGAAGGGTGGACCTTAGTGGCAAAACCCGCCGCCATAGAGTGA
- a CDS encoding TetR/AcrR family transcriptional regulator, with translation MTKRKYALKQRAEQQAQTRDRIIKAMIALHEELGPRDTTISAIAERAGVQRLTVYRHFPDEHSLLSACSARWITLYPPPDSSQWAEVETPGKRCQIALSELYRYYRRTQRMWAKVYRDLNDLPALQEVMQGFNAYLDQAQQLLLKGWNPDSDTCLPLQATIAHCVQFLTWRSLSQAGLTDEEMAILAKQWIMGVLPIGSREQGTGDGMQGRENDEK, from the coding sequence ATGACGAAACGAAAGTATGCCCTCAAGCAACGGGCTGAACAGCAGGCGCAGACGCGAGATCGCATTATCAAGGCGATGATTGCGCTGCATGAAGAACTAGGTCCCAGGGATACAACTATTAGCGCGATCGCTGAACGAGCAGGGGTGCAACGTCTGACTGTCTACCGTCACTTCCCAGACGAGCACAGCCTTTTGTCTGCCTGTTCTGCTCGCTGGATCACCCTCTATCCACCGCCAGATAGTTCCCAGTGGGCAGAGGTGGAAACCCCTGGCAAACGATGCCAGATTGCCCTATCAGAGCTATACCGCTATTACCGTCGAACCCAACGTATGTGGGCAAAGGTCTACCGTGACCTGAACGATTTGCCTGCCCTCCAGGAAGTGATGCAGGGATTCAATGCTTACCTCGATCAGGCTCAACAGTTGCTATTGAAAGGGTGGAACCCTGATTCAGATACCTGCCTGCCTCTACAAGCCACGATTGCCCACTGTGTTCAGTTTTTGACCTGGCGATCGTTGAGCCAGGCCGGACTAACTGATGAAGAAATGGCCATTTTAGCGAAGCAATGGATCATGGGTGTTCTACCCATAGGTAGCAGGGAACAGGGGACAGGGGACGGGATGCAGGGGAGGGAAAATGATGAGAAATGA
- a CDS encoding MgtC/SapB family protein: MAIFVSAIWFNPGDWVTLTFRLVLATLVGGIIGFNREMTGKAAGLRTHMLVSLGAALFVIVTLTGSSTEMDAVSRAIQGVATGVGFLGAGEIIQLSEFSRDKPRIKGLTSAASIWATAALGIVAACGLWQIGLIGTLLVLLTLSGAKGLERFISLRREDDER, from the coding sequence TTGGCAATATTCGTCAGTGCTATCTGGTTCAACCCTGGAGATTGGGTAACTTTAACGTTTCGACTGGTTCTGGCAACGTTAGTAGGGGGCATTATTGGCTTTAATCGAGAAATGACTGGCAAAGCTGCCGGGCTAAGAACGCACATGCTGGTCAGCCTGGGGGCGGCTCTCTTTGTCATCGTTACCCTGACGGGTAGCTCGACCGAGATGGATGCAGTCAGTCGAGCAATTCAGGGGGTTGCCACGGGCGTTGGCTTTTTGGGAGCGGGTGAAATTATTCAACTGTCTGAGTTTTCAAGAGATAAGCCCAGAATTAAAGGGCTTACCTCAGCCGCCTCCATCTGGGCAACGGCGGCCCTGGGGATTGTGGCGGCCTGTGGGCTATGGCAAATTGGACTGATTGGCACTCTATTAGTTTTGCTGACTCTCAGCGGGGCAAAGGGATTGGAGCGGTTTATATCGCTCAGGCGGGAGGATGATGAGCGATAA
- a CDS encoding slr1601 family putative cell division protein gives MYAFQLPQPEPKPTRRPRRVPRSSHRNRQSPYRQIAVETSIKLGVNILLSAIAIAALVKLIPYQATQESKLKELDAAVNSTQKRVSLVQANFRQYFDPTQTRSLMQRTTNRIDPSQRQIILQAPKADSVSQ, from the coding sequence ATGTATGCATTCCAACTTCCCCAGCCTGAACCAAAACCAACTCGACGCCCACGGAGGGTACCCCGCTCCAGTCACCGTAATCGCCAAAGTCCCTATCGGCAGATTGCAGTGGAAACCAGCATCAAGCTGGGGGTGAATATATTGTTGTCTGCGATCGCGATCGCAGCTCTGGTCAAGCTCATTCCTTATCAGGCAACCCAGGAATCCAAACTGAAAGAATTGGATGCTGCGGTTAATTCGACTCAGAAGCGCGTCAGCCTGGTGCAGGCGAATTTCAGGCAGTATTTTGACCCTACCCAGACTCGTTCTCTAATGCAGCGCACGACCAATCGAATTGATCCCTCTCAGCGTCAAATAATTTTGCAGGCACCAAAGGCAGATTCAGTCAGCCAGTGA
- a CDS encoding oxygen-binding di-iron domain-containing protein: protein MERPTLLGAHLVAPGTQSITAYLPVPGMGILPVNAFVIEAEQPVLVDTGLAALESEFMDCLGSILDLEAIRWIWVTHTDPDHIGNLRAILAKAPNAQVVTTFLGAGKMGLSQLPISAVRLIEPGGYLDVGDRQLLAVIPPCFDAPETIGIFDSSTQVLYSADCFGALMTQPAESAEAIHPAELKEGLITWSRVDAPWLSLVDEVRFRAVIQSIDRLNPETFLSSHLPVARSRINFLLESLMSVCETGERTLSHT from the coding sequence ATGGAACGTCCCACTTTATTAGGGGCACACTTGGTCGCACCCGGTACTCAGTCCATCACCGCCTACTTACCTGTTCCAGGAATGGGGATTCTCCCCGTTAATGCTTTTGTGATTGAGGCAGAGCAACCCGTTTTAGTCGATACCGGGTTAGCAGCCCTGGAATCTGAATTCATGGATTGCTTGGGTTCAATTCTGGATCTGGAAGCCATTCGCTGGATTTGGGTTACTCATACTGATCCAGACCACATTGGCAATCTCCGCGCCATATTAGCAAAAGCCCCCAATGCCCAGGTTGTTACAACCTTTTTGGGTGCAGGCAAGATGGGACTGAGTCAACTTCCGATTTCAGCAGTCCGTTTAATTGAACCGGGGGGCTATCTGGATGTAGGCGATCGCCAGTTGCTAGCAGTCATCCCTCCCTGTTTTGACGCGCCGGAAACCATTGGTATCTTTGATTCAAGTACCCAGGTGCTGTACAGTGCCGACTGCTTTGGGGCACTCATGACCCAACCAGCAGAAAGCGCAGAAGCCATTCACCCTGCGGAGTTGAAGGAAGGACTGATCACCTGGTCACGGGTAGATGCCCCCTGGCTCAGTCTGGTGGACGAAGTCAGATTTAGAGCGGTGATTCAGTCCATTGACCGACTCAATCCAGAAACGTTCCTGAGTAGCCATCTCCCGGTAGCTCGCAGCCGGATTAACTTCCTCCTGGAATCATTGATGTCGGTTTGTGAAACTGGGGAAAGGACGTTAAGTCATACTTAA
- a CDS encoding ligase-associated DNA damage response exonuclease produces MAVNLYRRNPYRRNPYLLYRKRKPPLSMSLITALPEGLYCQPGGFFIDPWKPVEIALVTHAHADHARSGSRLYLATQISTGVLKKRLGESINLQGVEYGEKIKLGDTWVSFHPAGHVLGSAQIRVEHRDQVWVISGDYKRCADPTCTPFEVVPCDTFITEATFGLPIYKWDSGAAICRRIYDWWQGNLDRPSLLFCYAFGKAQRILSELQKFTDQPVYVHGAIHGLTEIYRQMGVAMVPTVPASDMPRSHKFKGELVLAPPSAHRSSWMKRFQQPQTAFASGWMAVRGARRHRGYERGFVLSDHADWSGLVNTVLQTGARTVYVTHGQSEVFARYLSEVHGLNALPLKTLFEGEGDI; encoded by the coding sequence GTGGCTGTCAATCTCTACCGCAGAAATCCCTACCGCAGAAATCCCTACCTCCTCTATCGTAAGCGCAAGCCACCCCTGTCTATGTCACTCATCACAGCTTTGCCCGAAGGACTTTACTGCCAGCCCGGTGGCTTCTTCATTGATCCCTGGAAACCCGTCGAGATTGCTCTGGTCACCCATGCCCATGCCGACCATGCTCGATCCGGCTCCAGGCTTTACCTCGCTACTCAGATCTCAACAGGAGTCCTGAAAAAACGACTGGGCGAATCGATCAACCTGCAAGGCGTTGAATACGGCGAGAAAATCAAACTTGGCGATACCTGGGTTTCCTTTCATCCCGCCGGACATGTGCTTGGCTCTGCCCAAATTCGAGTGGAACACCGGGATCAGGTATGGGTGATTTCGGGTGATTACAAACGCTGTGCCGATCCTACCTGCACCCCTTTTGAAGTGGTTCCCTGTGATACCTTTATTACTGAAGCGACCTTTGGCTTACCCATCTACAAATGGGATTCTGGTGCAGCGATCTGCCGTAGAATCTATGACTGGTGGCAGGGAAATCTGGATAGACCTTCACTCCTGTTCTGCTACGCTTTTGGTAAGGCACAACGAATTTTAAGTGAACTGCAAAAGTTCACAGATCAACCTGTTTATGTGCATGGTGCAATTCACGGACTGACTGAGATTTATCGCCAGATGGGTGTGGCTATGGTACCAACTGTCCCTGCTTCCGATATGCCACGCAGTCATAAGTTCAAGGGGGAACTGGTCCTGGCTCCCCCCTCTGCACACCGCTCCAGTTGGATGAAACGGTTCCAGCAACCTCAAACAGCTTTTGCCTCCGGTTGGATGGCAGTCCGGGGTGCCCGTCGCCACCGGGGCTATGAACGAGGTTTTGTATTATCTGATCATGCAGACTGGTCTGGTCTGGTGAATACGGTCTTGCAAACTGGAGCCAGGACTGTATATGTCACCCACGGACAAAGCGAAGTATTCGCTCGCTACCTGAGTGAAGTTCACGGACTGAATGCGTTACCGCTAAAAACCCTGTTCGAGGGAGAAGGAGACATCTAG
- a CDS encoding CHASE2 domain-containing protein, with amino-acid sequence MLTSHYRLKARRIEQICVFELSWGSGQELATSLTYPETLTSLYQGWQQAYFNFYKSALRARVERSGELVSPAIDWRTKLVQAEASLLSEFYFWLSSAELLEIRAVIAKAASRNVGDGATPVDVFLTCEPLELARFPWEAWEIGTEFAATRTIRIVRTPANIRAETRHRSRRGRVRILAIVGDDTGLDFQADQDAVRSLAPVAEVQFVGWQPGKDEQALKIEICRAIADERGWDLLFFAGHSNETYLTGGELVIAPNQSILMQEIAPQLAIAKERGLQFAIFNSCNGLSIAHTLIDLGLSQVAVMREPIHNRVAQEFLVRFLQNLAEFKDVHDAMLAACQSLKLERNLTYPSAHLIPSLFRHPDSVLFQIKPASWRHQLKQWLPLRREAIALSSLLLLSFLPIQPILLEPRLWLQALYRHGTRQIPQTAPPVVLVQIDEDSIRRGNIQADKVHPIDRKYLAEVLDQILNVNPKVVGIDYLLDRPMDGDARLAEVVQRAIQQNTWLVFASVEDGRGGDIGATPQIARPESILQGYIDYFPGYIELIPADGNCVNSCPFSYLLALTSVMTQSFPNGDKFPMPGQGQSDFRTQVLAYARQKKEQHPSVKFLVNRQHLPPISSFNHWLQPIIDYSVPPDRVYQSIPAWKLLEPDSTEPAPLLPPGIPQPLILLVPGGYDQAGTVLPGEDNYANPPLAVTYWQEDHQRFTGAHAHAYTIHNLLNQRLVVPIPNLWMIGVAAVLGKGLSLLLRPREHRWRWWFILVAASGVYGMLSLQLYISVAVLLPWLLPSAAFWIYALPALRRKPHG; translated from the coding sequence ATGCTTACCTCTCACTACCGGCTAAAAGCTCGACGGATTGAGCAGATCTGTGTCTTCGAGTTGTCCTGGGGCAGTGGTCAGGAACTGGCAACCAGCTTAACCTACCCAGAAACACTGACCAGCCTTTACCAGGGGTGGCAACAGGCTTACTTTAACTTTTACAAGTCAGCGTTGCGGGCGCGGGTAGAGCGGAGTGGAGAACTGGTTTCGCCTGCGATAGATTGGCGAACGAAGCTGGTGCAGGCTGAGGCAAGCTTGCTGTCAGAGTTTTATTTCTGGCTCAGCAGTGCTGAGTTACTGGAAATTCGGGCTGTCATTGCCAAAGCGGCTTCTCGTAACGTCGGAGATGGGGCAACGCCAGTGGATGTATTTTTGACCTGTGAGCCGCTGGAACTGGCGCGATTTCCCTGGGAAGCCTGGGAGATTGGGACAGAATTTGCCGCCACCCGAACCATCCGGATTGTTCGTACACCCGCTAACATTCGGGCAGAAACCCGGCACCGATCGCGGCGAGGACGGGTAAGAATTCTGGCGATTGTGGGCGATGACACGGGGCTGGACTTTCAAGCAGACCAGGACGCTGTGCGATCGCTGGCACCTGTCGCAGAGGTTCAGTTTGTAGGCTGGCAGCCAGGAAAGGATGAGCAGGCGTTAAAAATTGAAATCTGTCGAGCGATCGCCGATGAACGAGGTTGGGATCTGCTGTTCTTTGCAGGACACAGCAATGAAACCTACCTGACTGGCGGCGAACTGGTGATTGCCCCCAATCAGTCTATCCTGATGCAGGAAATCGCCCCCCAACTGGCGATCGCAAAGGAGCGCGGGTTACAATTTGCTATCTTTAACTCCTGCAATGGACTCAGTATTGCCCACACGTTGATTGATCTGGGATTGAGCCAGGTAGCCGTGATGCGTGAACCGATTCATAACCGGGTGGCACAGGAGTTTCTGGTTCGCTTTCTGCAAAACCTGGCGGAATTCAAGGATGTGCATGATGCCATGCTGGCGGCCTGCCAGTCATTGAAACTGGAACGCAACCTGACCTATCCCTCGGCCCATTTAATTCCGTCTCTGTTTCGTCATCCAGACTCGGTTCTGTTTCAGATTAAGCCTGCTAGCTGGCGGCACCAGCTCAAACAATGGTTGCCCCTGCGACGGGAAGCGATCGCCCTTTCCAGCCTGCTTTTGCTGAGTTTTCTACCAATCCAGCCCATCTTATTAGAGCCGCGTCTCTGGCTACAGGCCCTTTACCGGCATGGGACTCGCCAGATCCCCCAAACCGCACCGCCAGTAGTTCTGGTGCAGATAGATGAAGACTCGATTCGACGCGGCAACATTCAGGCAGATAAGGTGCACCCGATCGATCGCAAATACCTGGCAGAGGTGCTCGATCAAATCTTAAACGTTAACCCCAAAGTGGTGGGTATTGATTACCTGCTCGACCGCCCAATGGATGGAGATGCGCGGCTTGCAGAGGTAGTTCAACGGGCGATACAGCAAAACACCTGGCTGGTGTTTGCCTCGGTGGAAGATGGCAGGGGCGGAGACATTGGCGCAACCCCTCAAATTGCTCGCCCTGAATCCATCCTGCAAGGCTACATTGACTATTTCCCAGGCTATATCGAACTCATTCCTGCTGATGGAAATTGTGTCAATTCCTGTCCCTTTTCATACCTGCTGGCATTGACTTCTGTGATGACGCAGTCATTTCCGAATGGAGATAAGTTCCCAATGCCTGGACAAGGTCAGAGTGACTTTCGCACTCAAGTACTAGCCTATGCCCGCCAGAAAAAAGAGCAGCATCCCAGTGTAAAGTTTCTGGTGAACCGGCAGCATCTGCCTCCTATCAGTAGTTTCAATCACTGGTTGCAACCCATCATTGATTATTCGGTGCCGCCCGATCGCGTTTACCAGTCCATCCCTGCCTGGAAACTCCTGGAACCCGATTCCACTGAACCCGCTCCATTGCTCCCGCCTGGCATTCCCCAACCGCTCATCCTTCTGGTGCCCGGTGGCTACGATCAGGCTGGAACAGTTCTACCAGGCGAGGATAACTATGCCAACCCACCGCTGGCAGTTACCTACTGGCAGGAAGACCACCAGAGATTTACAGGTGCCCATGCCCATGCCTACACCATTCACAATCTGTTAAATCAACGCCTGGTGGTCCCGATCCCCAATTTGTGGATGATTGGGGTAGCAGCCGTACTGGGAAAGGGACTATCACTGCTGCTGCGCCCAAGGGAGCACCGATGGCGTTGGTGGTTCATCCTGGTGGCTGCCTCTGGGGTCTATGGCATGTTAAGTTTGCAACTTTATATTTCAGTGGCAGTCTTGTTACCCTGGCTCTTACCTTCAGCCGCATTTTGGATTTATGCGTTACCTGCTCTAAGGAGGAAACCTCATGGCTAA